The following are encoded together in the Lathyrus oleraceus cultivar Zhongwan6 chromosome 3, CAAS_Psat_ZW6_1.0, whole genome shotgun sequence genome:
- the LOC127130928 gene encoding uncharacterized protein LOC127130928: protein MELVNRDASIKVKVIIAHVAEKYMYIISYKKAWIAKCKTIESLYGNWETSYNDLPQWILVMKTYLPCTIIELQSLPVILNDGSHLGDQRIFHRLFWAFRPCIRGFTYCKPIVHVDGTWLYGKYKGTLLMAVAQDGNGNIFLIAFALVESETKEAWSFFLKNLRIHVTPQANLCLISDRRESIKSAYNNSENGWQYPLSSQVYCIRHIAQNFMREIKDKDLRKLVVNMGYVLTEAKFNYYRGEIRRANNDALSWIDNIPREKGI from the coding sequence ATGGAGCTTGTAAATCGGGACGCTTCCATTAAGGTGAAGGTTATCATCGCTCATGTTGCTGAGAAATACATGTATATCATATCCTACAAAAAGGCATGGATTGCAAAGTGTAAGACAATTGAGTCGCTGTATGGAAATTGGGAGACATCTTACAACGATCTACCGCAGTGGATACTAGTAATGAAAACATATCTACCATGTACCATTATAGAATTGCAATCCTTACCTGTGATTTTAAATGATGGTTCACACTTGGGTGACCAAAGGATATTTCATCGTCTATTTTGGGCGTTTCGACCATGTATACGTGGTTTCACGTATTGTAAACCTATTGTGCATGTTGATGGAACATGGTTGTATGGCAAGTACAAAGGGACTCTGTTGATGGCTGTGGCACAGGATGGGAACGGGAACATATTTCTGATAGCGTTCGCATTGGTTGAAAGTGAGACAAAGGAAGcttggagtttctttcttaagaaTTTAAGAATACACGTTACTCCCCAAGCAAATCTGTGTCTAATATCAGACAGGCGTGAATCGATAAAGAGTGCATATAACAATTCGGAAAATGGATGGCAGTATCCTCTATCATCACAAgtctattgcattagacacaTCGCGCAAAACTTCATGCGCGAGATTAAAGACAAGGATCTGCGCAAACTAGTTGTTAACATGGGTTATGTGTTAACAGAGGCGAAATTTAACTACTATCGGGGGGAAATCCGAAGAGCAAACAACGACGCTTTATCATGGATAGACAATATCCCTCGGGAgaagggcatttga